A single region of the Triticum dicoccoides isolate Atlit2015 ecotype Zavitan chromosome 2B, WEW_v2.0, whole genome shotgun sequence genome encodes:
- the LOC119367482 gene encoding uncharacterized protein LOC119367482 — translation MPHHHGALPDEEAPSPRPSAAGCYTFLRSAASRRGHGHGYRRLESASVGVDVVRVEVGTTAKARGVFHVDPAVLEAEPVRRLVAAAGRRTAGGAVAVAVDALLFEHLLWLAATDGAAADDLSEIVEFYSEEEDEGQHKGHGIKLKR, via the coding sequence ATGCCTCACCACCACGGCGCACTCCCCGACGAGGAGGCCCCGTCGCCGCGGCCCTCCGCCGCCGGCTGCTACACCTTCCTCCGCTCCGCCGCATCCCGCCGCGGCCACGGCCACGGATACCGGCGCCTCGAGTCGGCGTCCGTCGGCGTCGACGTCGTGAGGGTGGAGGTGGGCACGACGGCGAAGGCGAGGGGCGTGTTCCACGTGGACCCGGCGGTGCTGGAGGCCGAGCCTGTGCGAAGGTTGGTGGCCGCGGCGGGGCGGCGGACCGCGGGTGGCGCGGTGGCGGTGGCCGTGGACGCGCTGCTGTTCGAGCACCTGCTCTGGCTGGCCGCCACCGACGGCGCGGCCGCCGACGACCTGTCCGAGATCGTCGAGTTCTactcggaggaggaggacgagggccAGCACAAAGGCCACGGGATCAAGCTCAAGCGCTAG